In a genomic window of Primulina huaijiensis isolate GDHJ02 chromosome 10, ASM1229523v2, whole genome shotgun sequence:
- the LOC140986810 gene encoding protein EXORDIUM-like 2: MSSNYRFATGVSAVLFFFVCASYSMAALVQEAPLVLQYHKGPLLKGTVTVNLVWYGKFSPVQRSIIVDFLQSLDAATAVQPSVSSWWKTTEKYKNGGDNTIVVGKQILEENYPLGKSLTNSQIVNLAARGGYGNGVVNVVLTAADVTVEGFCMSRCGTHGSTRGATRFAYAWVGNSATQCPGYCAWPFHQPVYGPQTPPLVAPNGDIGADGMVINLATVLAGTVTNPFNNGYFQGPPTAPLEAVTACTGVFGSGAYPGYPGTVLTDKTSGASYNAHGVKGRRYLLPAMWDPKTSRCSTLV; encoded by the coding sequence atgtctTCCAATTACCGCTTTGCCACTGGCGTCTCCGCCGTGTTGTTTTTCTTTGTTTGTGCATCCTATTCCATGGCGGCGCTGGTACAGGAGGCGCCGCTTGTGTTGCAATATCATAAGGGGCCTTTGCTGAAAGGTACTGTAACTGTTAATCTCGTTTGGTATGGGAAATTCTCGCCTGTCCAACGATCGATTATCGTCGATTTTCTTCAATCCCTCGATGCCGCGACCGCTGTTCAGCCGTCCGTTTCTTCTTGGTGGAAGACTACGGAGAAGTACAAGAACGGTGGTGACAACACCATCGTCGTCGGGAAGCAGATCCTCGAGGAGAACTATCCTCTGGGAAAGTCCCTTACGAATTCACAGATCGTCAACTTAGCTGCCAGAGGTGGGTATGGTAACGGAGTGGTGAACGTGGTGCTGACGGCGGCGGACGTCACCGTCGAAGGCTTCTGCATGAGCAGGTGCGGAACCCACGGGTCGACACGTGGCGCGACCCGGTTCGCGTACGCTTGGGTGGGTAACTCGGCCACTCAGTGCCCGGGGTACTGCGCGTGGCCGTTCCACCAGCCGGTGTACGGCCCTCAAACGCCGCCGCTCGTGGCACCGAACGGGGACATCGGAGCTGATGGGATGGTTATTAACCTGGCCACAGTATTAGCGGGCACGGTAACGAACCCGTTCAATAACGGGTATTTCCAGGGCCCGCCCACCGCGCCGTTGGAAGCGGTAACTGCTTGCACAGGGGTATTCGGTTCTGGCGCGTACCCGGGATACCCAGGCACTGTGTTGACGGATAAAACAAGCGGGGCCAGCTATAACGCGCATGGGGTGAAGGGTAGGAGGTACTTGTTGCCGGCGATGTGGGACCCTAAGACGTCGAGATGCTCCACGTTGGTTTGA